Proteins encoded by one window of Nocardia goodfellowii:
- a CDS encoding LIC_13387 family protein: MTAMTSTPHRTIAWAGPVHTVGAGLLGAIGLAHLLVVHAFNGPDPAGEEVVNELSRNTAAPLFEGGRQVTVFGLNTGYSVGMGLCAMLFGALAVAAARRAPQLLERWSLFNLVCTAAAAGTCWIACLYFPEPPIVASALATACFAAVLVAGPSAKDGARAANGQ; encoded by the coding sequence ATGACCGCGATGACATCCACTCCCCACCGCACCATCGCCTGGGCCGGACCCGTACACACCGTGGGCGCGGGCCTGCTCGGCGCGATCGGCTTGGCGCATCTGCTGGTGGTGCACGCGTTCAACGGTCCGGACCCCGCCGGTGAAGAGGTCGTCAACGAACTGTCCCGGAACACCGCCGCGCCGCTGTTCGAAGGCGGACGGCAGGTCACCGTCTTCGGTCTCAACACCGGCTACAGCGTCGGAATGGGCCTGTGCGCCATGCTTTTCGGCGCGCTGGCCGTCGCCGCGGCGCGGCGTGCCCCGCAGTTGCTTGAGCGCTGGTCACTGTTCAATCTAGTGTGCACCGCCGCCGCGGCGGGCACCTGCTGGATCGCGTGCCTGTACTTCCCGGAACCGCCGATCGTGGCATCTGCCCTGGCCACAGCATGTTTCGCCGCCGTATTGGTCGCGGGGCCCAGCGCCAAGGACGGCGCAAGGGCAGCGAATGGACAGTAA
- a CDS encoding enoyl-CoA hydratase/isomerase family protein yields the protein MTEVLIDKRDGLGLITLNRPKAINALNHAMALEILAALRAWATDDAVRTVVVTGAGERGLCAGGDIVAIHRDAASGAAGADSPTGVFWRDEYILNALIGSYPKPYVVVMDGIVMGGGVGLSGHGSHRIVTERSKIGMPEVGIGFIPDVGGTYLLSRTPGEIGTHVALTTARMTAGDAIAAGFADYYVASENIPALLDTLRGETAEIAIAKFATAAPESVLAAQQGWIDACYSAGTVEEIVARLRAHDAPEANQAAVDILSKSPVALKVTLRSLRTARELPSLEAVLNEEYRVSIASLSSHDLVEGIRAQVIDKDRNPQWSPATLAEVTDERVDAYFAGLGDKELGLGK from the coding sequence ATGACAGAGGTTCTTATCGACAAGCGCGACGGGCTCGGCCTGATCACGCTGAACCGGCCCAAGGCCATCAACGCGCTCAATCACGCGATGGCACTGGAGATTCTGGCCGCGCTGCGGGCCTGGGCGACCGATGACGCGGTCCGCACGGTCGTCGTCACCGGCGCGGGCGAGCGCGGCCTGTGCGCGGGTGGCGATATCGTCGCCATCCATCGAGACGCCGCATCCGGCGCCGCGGGCGCGGATTCGCCGACCGGCGTGTTCTGGCGCGACGAGTACATCCTCAACGCACTGATCGGCAGCTACCCCAAGCCGTACGTGGTGGTCATGGACGGCATCGTGATGGGCGGCGGCGTCGGGCTGTCCGGGCACGGCAGCCACCGCATCGTCACCGAACGCTCCAAGATCGGCATGCCGGAGGTCGGGATCGGCTTCATCCCGGATGTCGGTGGCACCTATCTGCTGTCGCGCACCCCGGGCGAGATCGGCACGCACGTCGCGCTGACCACCGCGCGGATGACCGCGGGCGACGCCATCGCCGCCGGCTTCGCGGACTACTACGTGGCCTCGGAAAACATTCCGGCTCTGCTGGATACGTTGCGTGGCGAAACCGCGGAGATCGCGATCGCCAAATTCGCCACGGCCGCACCGGAATCCGTGCTCGCGGCGCAGCAGGGCTGGATCGACGCCTGCTACAGCGCCGGCACCGTCGAGGAGATCGTCGCCCGGTTGCGTGCCCACGACGCGCCGGAGGCGAATCAGGCGGCGGTCGACATCCTCTCGAAATCGCCGGTGGCCCTGAAGGTGACGCTGCGTTCACTGCGTACCGCGCGTGAGTTGCCGAGCTTGGAGGCGGTGCTGAACGAGGAATACCGCGTCTCCATCGCCTCGCTGTCCTCGCACGATCTGGTCGAGGGCATCCGCGCCCAGGTGATCGACAAGGACCGCAATCCGCAATGGTCGCCCGCGACACTGGCCGAGGTGACCGACGAGCGGGTCGACGCGTACTTCGCCGGATTGGGTGACAAGGAACTGGGGTTGGGCAAATGA
- the icmF gene encoding fused isobutyryl-CoA mutase/GTPase IcmF, protein MADLYQPQHPVRFVTSAALFDGHDAAINIMRRILQAQGAEVVHLGHNRAVSEVVDAVLTEDVQGVAVSSYQGGHVEYFEYLAEALRTAGAGHVRIYGGGGGVIVAEEITRLAAAGVTIFSPEDGQRLGLPGMINQLIRDCDQDLAQQPPALDGVLAGERPALARAITCLQQDTLPAPDRQALDDAAAARTVPVLGITGTGGSGKSSLTDELVRRLRSDQQDKVRVAILAVDPTRRRGGGALLGDRIRMNALDGDHIFFRSLATRGGRELPENIDGIVNACKAAGYDLVVLETPGMGQGDAAVTEHVDVSLYVMTPEFGAASQLEKIDMLDYADAVAINKFERRGAADALRDVSRQLVRNREDFSAKPEDMPVFGTSAATFNDDGVTALYQHLAGLLAEHGLPLEPGVLPRVNTRASTRFAQIIPPARVRYLAEIAEAVRDYHAETARGVLAAQRVQRLELVASELPGNTELADLLDKARTELGAADAELIAQWPALAESYRGDEQVIQVRDKEIRTSLRRETLSGNSIPRVALPRFTDHGDLLRFLRSEHLPGRFPFTAGVFPFKRDGEDPARMFAGEGDPFRTNRRFKVLSAHSDAKRLSTAFDSVTLYGHDPAERPDIYGKVGTSGVSIASLEDMKALYDGFDLTAPSTSVSMTINGPAPTILAYFLNTAIDQALDRFTAAAGREPTATEAAEIRARTLATVRGTVQADILKEDQGQNTCIFSTEFSLRMMADIQEWFVRNSVRNFYSVSISGYHIAEAGANPISQLAFTLANGFTYVEAYLARGMHIDDFAPNLSFFFSNGMDPEYSVIGRVARRIWAIAMRDRYGANDRSQKLKYHIQTSGRSLHAQEMNFNDIRTTLQALIAIYDNCNSLHTNAYDEAVTTPTEESVRRALAIQLIINREWGIAMNENPLQGSFLIEELTDLVEEAVLLEFERISERGGVLGAMETGYQRGKIQDESMRYEQRKHDGSLPIVGVNTFRNPHGEPQHVIELARGTEAEKQSQLQRVRDFQNRHRDPAHRALARLESVARTEDNIFEVLMDAARVCTLQQITDTFFRVGGQYRRNV, encoded by the coding sequence GTGGCCGACCTGTACCAACCCCAGCACCCCGTCCGGTTCGTCACCTCGGCGGCCCTGTTCGACGGACACGACGCGGCCATCAACATCATGCGGCGCATTCTCCAGGCCCAGGGCGCGGAGGTGGTGCATCTGGGGCACAACCGGGCGGTCAGTGAGGTCGTGGACGCGGTGCTCACCGAGGACGTCCAGGGCGTCGCGGTCAGCTCGTATCAGGGTGGGCATGTCGAGTACTTCGAGTACCTGGCGGAGGCGTTGCGCACGGCCGGCGCCGGGCACGTGCGGATCTACGGTGGCGGCGGCGGGGTGATCGTCGCCGAGGAGATCACGCGGCTCGCCGCGGCCGGAGTCACCATCTTCTCCCCCGAGGACGGGCAGCGACTCGGGCTGCCGGGGATGATCAATCAGCTGATCCGGGATTGCGATCAGGATCTGGCCCAGCAGCCCCCGGCGCTGGACGGCGTGCTCGCCGGGGAACGCCCCGCGCTGGCACGGGCGATCACCTGCCTGCAGCAGGACACGTTGCCCGCCCCGGATCGTCAGGCACTCGACGACGCGGCGGCCGCGCGCACCGTGCCGGTCCTCGGCATCACCGGCACCGGCGGCTCCGGAAAGTCCTCGCTCACCGACGAATTGGTGCGCCGACTGCGTTCGGATCAGCAGGACAAGGTACGCGTGGCCATTCTGGCGGTGGATCCGACGCGACGACGCGGTGGCGGCGCGCTGCTCGGCGACCGGATCCGGATGAACGCGCTCGACGGCGACCACATCTTCTTCCGATCGCTGGCCACCCGGGGTGGACGCGAGTTGCCGGAGAACATCGACGGCATCGTGAACGCCTGCAAGGCAGCGGGTTACGACCTGGTCGTCCTGGAGACGCCCGGGATGGGCCAGGGCGACGCGGCGGTCACCGAGCACGTCGATGTGTCGCTGTATGTGATGACGCCCGAGTTCGGCGCGGCCTCCCAGCTGGAGAAGATCGACATGCTGGATTACGCGGACGCGGTGGCGATCAACAAGTTCGAGCGTCGCGGGGCGGCCGACGCGCTGCGCGATGTCTCGCGGCAGTTGGTGCGCAATCGCGAGGACTTCAGCGCGAAGCCCGAGGACATGCCGGTTTTCGGCACCAGCGCGGCGACTTTCAACGACGATGGGGTGACGGCGCTCTATCAGCATCTGGCCGGGTTGCTGGCCGAGCACGGTCTGCCGTTGGAGCCGGGAGTGCTGCCCCGGGTGAACACCCGCGCGTCCACCCGATTCGCGCAGATCATTCCGCCCGCACGGGTGCGCTATCTGGCCGAGATCGCGGAGGCGGTACGCGACTATCACGCCGAGACGGCACGTGGTGTGCTTGCCGCACAACGGGTTCAGCGTTTGGAATTGGTGGCTTCGGAGCTGCCGGGGAACACGGAGCTGGCCGACCTGCTGGACAAGGCGCGCACCGAGCTCGGTGCCGCAGATGCCGAATTGATCGCGCAGTGGCCCGCCTTGGCCGAGTCCTATCGCGGTGACGAGCAGGTCATCCAGGTGCGGGACAAGGAGATTCGGACCTCGCTGCGGCGCGAAACGCTCTCCGGTAACAGTATTCCCCGGGTCGCGCTCCCCCGGTTCACCGATCATGGTGACCTGCTGCGGTTCCTGCGTTCGGAGCATCTCCCGGGCCGATTCCCGTTCACCGCGGGAGTCTTCCCGTTCAAGCGAGATGGCGAGGACCCCGCGCGCATGTTCGCGGGCGAAGGAGATCCGTTCCGGACCAACCGCCGCTTCAAGGTGCTCAGCGCGCATTCCGATGCGAAAAGGCTGTCCACCGCGTTCGATTCGGTGACGCTCTACGGCCACGACCCGGCCGAACGACCCGATATCTACGGCAAGGTCGGTACGTCCGGGGTGTCGATCGCCTCGCTCGAGGACATGAAGGCGCTCTACGACGGATTCGACCTGACCGCGCCGTCGACCTCGGTTTCGATGACGATCAACGGTCCCGCCCCGACGATCCTGGCCTACTTCCTCAACACCGCGATCGACCAAGCGCTGGACCGGTTCACCGCCGCGGCGGGGCGGGAACCCACGGCGACGGAGGCGGCCGAGATCCGGGCGCGCACCCTGGCCACCGTGCGCGGCACCGTGCAGGCCGACATTTTGAAGGAGGACCAGGGCCAGAACACCTGCATCTTCTCCACCGAGTTCAGCCTCCGGATGATGGCCGACATCCAGGAGTGGTTCGTGCGCAACAGCGTTCGCAACTTCTACTCGGTTTCGATCTCCGGCTATCACATCGCCGAGGCCGGGGCGAACCCCATCAGTCAGCTGGCCTTCACCCTCGCCAACGGATTCACCTACGTCGAGGCGTATCTGGCGCGCGGCATGCACATCGACGACTTCGCGCCGAACCTGTCGTTCTTCTTCTCCAACGGCATGGATCCGGAGTACTCGGTGATCGGCCGCGTGGCCCGGCGCATCTGGGCCATCGCCATGCGAGATCGCTACGGCGCCAATGATCGTTCGCAGAAGCTGAAGTATCACATCCAGACCTCCGGCCGGTCGCTGCACGCGCAGGAGATGAACTTCAACGACATCCGCACCACCCTGCAGGCGCTCATCGCCATCTACGACAACTGCAACAGCCTGCACACCAACGCCTACGACGAAGCGGTCACCACACCCACCGAGGAATCGGTGCGCCGCGCGCTCGCGATCCAGCTGATCATCAATCGCGAGTGGGGCATCGCCATGAACGAGAACCCTTTGCAGGGCAGCTTTCTCATCGAGGAGCTCACCGACCTGGTCGAGGAAGCCGTGCTGCTCGAATTCGAACGGATCAGCGAACGCGGTGGCGTGCTGGGCGCCATGGAGACCGGCTATCAGCGCGGCAAGATCCAGGACGAGTCCATGCGGTACGAACAGCGCAAGCACGACGGGTCGCTGCCGATCGTGGGAGTCAACACCTTCCGCAATCCGCACGGCGAACCGCAGCACGTCATCGAACTGGCGCGCGGCACCGAAGCGGAAAAGCAGTCCCAGCTGCAACGGGTCCGCGATTTCCAGAACCGGCATCGCGATCCCGCCCATCGGGCGCTGGCCCGGCTGGAATCCGTGGCCCGTACCGAGGACAACATTTTCGAGGTCCTGATGGACGCCGCGCGCGTCTGCACACTGCAGCAGATCACGGACACGTTCTTCCGCGTCGGCGGCCAATACCGGCGCAATGTCTGA
- a CDS encoding helical backbone metal receptor gives MSSRQARWAPDDLGGAVPLTEPVRRVVSLVPSLTESVALTCPDVLVGATEWCTHPAGLAVERVRGTKNPNVRRVIELAPDLVLCNQEENRRIDVDRLREAGIPVWVTKIESVNEALASLARLCTVALGVDIPAWLSESEQVWAAPAAAPVRRAVIPIWRNPWMVVGRDTFTADLARRLGLELVHANRPDRYPRLAEHELTRGIDLAVLPDEPYVFTETDGPDAFPDIPVALVEGRALTWYGPSLATARATLSAQLAAATVR, from the coding sequence ATGAGCTCCCGGCAGGCCAGGTGGGCGCCGGACGATCTGGGCGGTGCGGTCCCGCTCACCGAGCCGGTGCGCCGGGTGGTGTCCCTGGTGCCCTCGCTCACCGAGTCGGTGGCGCTGACCTGTCCGGACGTCCTGGTGGGCGCGACCGAATGGTGCACGCACCCCGCCGGTCTCGCGGTCGAGCGGGTCCGCGGCACGAAGAACCCGAATGTCCGCCGCGTCATCGAACTGGCTCCCGACCTGGTGCTGTGCAATCAGGAGGAGAACCGCCGCATCGATGTGGACCGTTTGCGCGAGGCCGGAATTCCGGTGTGGGTCACCAAGATCGAGTCCGTGAACGAGGCGCTCGCGTCGCTCGCCCGGCTGTGCACCGTCGCCCTGGGCGTCGATATCCCCGCCTGGCTCAGCGAATCCGAGCAGGTCTGGGCCGCCCCGGCCGCCGCCCCGGTCCGCAGGGCCGTGATCCCGATCTGGCGCAACCCGTGGATGGTCGTCGGCCGCGACACCTTCACCGCGGACCTGGCCCGCCGCCTCGGCCTGGAACTGGTGCATGCGAACCGCCCCGACCGGTATCCCCGCCTCGCCGAGCACGAACTCACCCGCGGCATCGACCTCGCCGTGCTCCCCGACGAACCGTACGTCTTCACCGAAACCGACGGTCCGGACGCCTTTCCCGATATCCCGGTGGCGCTGGTCGAGGGCCGCGCCCTCACCTGGTACGGCCCGTCGCTGGCCACGGCTCGCGCCACCCTCAGCGCGCAACTCGCCGCCGCCACGGTCCGCTGA
- a CDS encoding SWIM zinc finger family protein: protein MSPVDDFSKYGKRLPVRGGVEARSRRGGFGRTWWGKALIEAVEAMAEPGRLARGRTYARSGQVVSYRIQPGAVTAEVQGSQPRPFTAVFTVRPLRDEELEILIETIRTAPGMLADIAGGALPTGLGPLLLPTTAADLNFECTCPDPGWPCKHVAAVCYLLAERLDERPREILTLRGLDLDTLIAGIERDPQPVESTDPYGDNAVLPDLPKLEFRSALDDLDPTLLRRVLRMSSEDEPAAAAGLRELRGFYELLNR from the coding sequence ATGAGCCCGGTGGACGATTTCAGCAAGTACGGCAAGCGGCTGCCGGTCCGGGGCGGCGTCGAAGCCCGTAGTCGCCGTGGCGGTTTCGGCCGCACCTGGTGGGGCAAGGCCCTGATCGAGGCCGTGGAGGCGATGGCCGAACCGGGGCGGCTGGCCCGGGGCCGCACCTATGCCCGCTCCGGACAGGTGGTGAGCTACCGAATCCAGCCGGGTGCCGTGACAGCGGAAGTGCAAGGCAGCCAACCGCGTCCGTTCACCGCGGTGTTCACCGTCCGCCCCCTGCGGGACGAGGAACTGGAGATCCTGATCGAGACCATCCGCACCGCGCCGGGCATGCTCGCCGACATCGCCGGGGGCGCCCTGCCCACCGGCTTGGGTCCGCTGCTGCTCCCGACCACCGCCGCCGACCTGAATTTCGAATGCACCTGCCCGGACCCGGGCTGGCCCTGCAAACACGTCGCCGCGGTCTGCTACCTGCTCGCCGAACGTCTCGACGAGCGCCCCCGGGAAATTCTCACCTTGCGCGGCTTGGATCTCGATACCTTGATCGCGGGCATCGAACGTGACCCGCAACCGGTCGAGAGCACCGATCCCTACGGCGACAACGCGGTGCTACCGGACCTGCCGAAGCTCGAATTCCGTTCCGCCCTGGACGATCTGGACCCCACCCTGTTGCGCCGCGTCTTGCGCATGAGTAGTGAGGACGAACCCGCCGCCGCGGCGGGCCTGCGCGAACTGCGCGGCTTCTATGAGCTCTTGAATCGCTGA
- a CDS encoding acyl-CoA dehydrogenase family protein: MFDLDDDEKAIRDTARGFADEFLAPNALEWDEQKHFPVDVLRKAGPLGLGGIYVGEDVGGSGLRRLDAVRIFEQLATGCPAIAAYISIHNMAAWMIDSYGDERQRNRWLPSLTSMEQLASYALTEPGVGSDAAALSAKAVRDGDDYILNGVKQFISGAGANDVYVLMVRTGEQGARGISAFIVPADTPGLSVGPNERKMGWNAQPTRQVILQDARVPAANRLGAEGDGFRIAMNGLNGGRLNIAACSVGGAQAALDKTVPYLAQRTAFGQALLKNQALQFQLADMRTELEAARTLLWRAAAALDADAPDKVELCAMAKRFATDAGFEVANKALQLHGGYGYLAEYGLEKIVRDLRVHQILEGTNEIMRVVVARSVVGAA; this comes from the coding sequence GTGTTCGATCTGGACGACGACGAGAAGGCGATCCGCGACACCGCGCGCGGCTTCGCCGACGAGTTCCTGGCGCCGAACGCGCTGGAATGGGATGAGCAGAAACACTTTCCGGTAGACGTGCTGCGCAAGGCCGGTCCGCTCGGGCTCGGCGGCATCTACGTCGGCGAGGACGTCGGCGGTTCCGGCCTGCGCCGGCTCGACGCCGTGCGGATCTTCGAGCAGCTGGCCACCGGCTGCCCGGCCATCGCCGCCTACATCTCCATTCACAACATGGCGGCGTGGATGATCGACAGCTATGGCGATGAGCGGCAACGTAACCGGTGGTTGCCGTCGTTGACCTCGATGGAACAGCTGGCCAGCTACGCGCTGACCGAACCGGGCGTCGGTTCGGACGCGGCTGCGCTGAGCGCCAAGGCGGTGCGCGACGGGGACGACTACATCCTCAACGGCGTCAAGCAATTCATCTCCGGCGCCGGGGCCAACGACGTCTACGTGCTGATGGTGCGCACGGGCGAACAAGGGGCGCGCGGTATTTCGGCGTTCATCGTGCCCGCGGACACGCCCGGTCTGTCGGTCGGCCCGAACGAGCGAAAGATGGGCTGGAACGCGCAGCCCACCCGTCAGGTGATTCTGCAGGACGCCCGGGTGCCCGCCGCCAATCGGCTCGGTGCCGAGGGCGACGGCTTCCGGATCGCCATGAACGGCCTCAACGGCGGCCGGCTCAATATCGCGGCCTGCTCGGTCGGTGGCGCGCAGGCGGCCCTCGACAAGACCGTGCCGTACCTGGCTCAGCGCACGGCCTTCGGGCAGGCGCTGCTGAAGAACCAGGCCTTGCAGTTCCAGCTCGCCGACATGCGCACCGAACTGGAAGCGGCTCGAACGCTACTGTGGCGGGCCGCGGCCGCGCTCGACGCCGACGCGCCGGACAAGGTCGAACTGTGCGCGATGGCGAAGCGGTTCGCGACCGATGCCGGTTTCGAGGTGGCGAACAAGGCGCTGCAACTGCACGGCGGCTACGGCTACCTGGCCGAGTACGGGCTGGAGAAGATCGTCCGGGATCTGCGGGTGCATCAGATCCTCGAGGGCACCAACGAAATCATGCGGGTGGTTGTCGCCCGCTCAGTGGTAGGAGCGGCATGA
- a CDS encoding TetR/AcrR family transcriptional regulator has translation MAGKTSWLTSGLAILGTAGAHGLTIDKLVASAGLSTGSFYHHFSSMSGYKQALLAYFEELHTLRYIREVQAATELDAHARLRLLIELVLADEEPARLEVAIRAWALDDPLAAAAKERVDAARLGFLRELLLECGYPEADAEQTAQILYLLVLGAGNIMPELPPERLRVLCARILA, from the coding sequence GTGGCGGGCAAGACTTCATGGCTGACATCCGGACTCGCGATTCTCGGGACCGCGGGCGCGCACGGCCTCACCATCGACAAGCTGGTCGCGTCGGCCGGGCTGAGTACCGGGTCGTTCTACCACCACTTCTCGAGCATGTCGGGCTACAAGCAGGCTCTGCTGGCGTACTTCGAGGAGCTGCATACGCTGCGCTATATCCGGGAGGTGCAGGCCGCCACCGAACTCGACGCGCACGCCCGGCTGCGACTGCTGATCGAGCTGGTGCTCGCCGACGAGGAACCCGCGCGCCTCGAAGTCGCGATCCGCGCCTGGGCCTTGGACGATCCGTTGGCGGCCGCGGCCAAGGAGCGGGTCGACGCCGCCCGCCTGGGGTTCCTGCGCGAGCTGCTGCTGGAGTGCGGTTATCCCGAGGCCGACGCCGAACAGACCGCGCAGATCCTCTACTTGCTCGTGCTCGGTGCGGGCAACATCATGCCGGAACTGCCGCCCGAGCGACTTCGGGTGCTCTGCGCGCGGATTCTGGCATGA
- a CDS encoding CoA-acylating methylmalonate-semialdehyde dehydrogenase, whose product MVRELTHFIGGRHVPGTSGNFGDVFDPNIGQVQARVPLASKAEVEAAIANAEVAQREWAAFNPQKRARVLMKFLTLVQDEMDSLAALLSSEHGKTIADAKGDIQRGLEVIEFACGIPHLLKGEYTESAGTGIDVYSMRQPLGVVAGITPFNFPAMIPLWKAGPALATGNAFILKPSERDPSVPLRLAELFLKAGLPAGVFNVINGDKEAVDTLLHDPRIKAVGFVGSTPIAQYIYETASANGKRAQCFGGAKNHAIVMPDADLDDVADQLIGAGYGSAGERCMAISVAVPVGAETADRLREKLIERVHKLNVGRSDDPGADFGPLVGRDGVDRVNSYVQLGIDEGAELVIDGRGLTVEGGEDGYFAGATLFDNVTAEMRIYKEEIFGPVLSIVRAKDYEEGLRLANEHEYGNGVAIFTRDGDTARDFATRVQVGMVGINVPIPVPIAYHTFGGWKRSGFGDLNQHGPDSIRFYTKTKTVTQRWPSGMKESNAFVIPTMD is encoded by the coding sequence ATGGTTCGCGAACTCACGCACTTCATCGGTGGGCGGCACGTCCCCGGCACCTCCGGCAACTTCGGCGACGTGTTCGATCCGAATATCGGCCAGGTGCAAGCCCGGGTGCCGCTCGCGAGCAAAGCCGAGGTCGAGGCGGCGATCGCGAACGCCGAAGTGGCGCAGCGGGAATGGGCCGCGTTCAACCCGCAGAAGCGGGCCCGCGTGCTGATGAAGTTCCTGACCCTGGTGCAGGACGAGATGGATTCGCTGGCCGCGCTGCTCTCCTCCGAGCACGGCAAGACCATCGCCGACGCCAAGGGCGATATCCAGCGCGGCCTCGAGGTGATCGAATTCGCCTGCGGTATCCCGCATCTGCTCAAGGGCGAGTACACCGAATCGGCCGGTACCGGCATCGACGTGTACTCCATGCGGCAGCCGCTCGGTGTGGTCGCGGGCATCACCCCGTTCAACTTCCCGGCCATGATCCCGCTGTGGAAGGCCGGGCCCGCGCTGGCCACCGGCAACGCCTTCATCCTCAAGCCGTCCGAGCGCGATCCCTCGGTGCCGCTGCGCCTGGCCGAACTGTTCCTGAAAGCCGGTCTGCCGGCCGGTGTGTTCAACGTGATCAACGGCGACAAGGAAGCCGTCGACACGCTGCTGCACGACCCGCGCATCAAGGCGGTCGGTTTCGTCGGCTCGACGCCGATCGCGCAGTACATCTACGAGACCGCCTCGGCCAACGGCAAGCGCGCCCAGTGCTTCGGCGGCGCCAAGAACCACGCCATCGTGATGCCGGACGCCGATCTCGACGATGTCGCCGACCAGCTCATCGGCGCGGGCTACGGCTCCGCGGGGGAGCGCTGCATGGCGATCTCGGTGGCCGTCCCGGTCGGCGCGGAGACCGCGGATCGCCTGCGCGAGAAGCTGATCGAGCGCGTGCACAAGCTCAATGTCGGCCGCTCCGACGACCCCGGCGCCGACTTCGGCCCGCTGGTCGGCCGCGACGGTGTGGACCGCGTCAACTCCTATGTCCAGCTCGGCATCGATGAGGGGGCCGAGCTGGTCATCGACGGTCGCGGGTTGACGGTCGAAGGCGGCGAGGACGGCTACTTCGCCGGCGCCACGCTTTTCGACAATGTCACGGCCGAGATGCGGATCTACAAGGAGGAAATCTTCGGCCCGGTGCTCTCGATCGTGCGCGCCAAGGACTACGAAGAGGGTCTGCGGCTCGCCAATGAGCACGAGTACGGCAACGGCGTCGCCATTTTCACCCGCGACGGCGACACCGCCCGGGATTTCGCGACCCGCGTCCAGGTGGGCATGGTCGGCATCAACGTGCCCATCCCGGTGCCGATCGCCTACCACACCTTCGGCGGCTGGAAGCGGTCCGGCTTCGGCGATCTGAACCAGCACGGCCCGGATTCCATCCGCTTCTACACCAAGACCAAGACCGTCACCCAGCGCTGGCCGTCCGGGATGAAGGAGTCCAACGCGTTCGTCATTCCGACGATGGACTGA
- a CDS encoding amidohydrolase family protein — MDLAEIRIIDTHVHLWDPFTTPRKFGGTAKLSRYLPIPVDVAKKLAPKRDLEFTGDPTVYLSKYLPPDYRADVADVSIDHFMHMEVEWAGKGPLAKADETKWLANLPTPDGLPLCGIIGSADPAADRFSELLDAHQAASPLFRGVRTMVGHHPDPGVRSFCKVEKALTAPAFLDGFGHLAERGLSFDAWVYSHALPDVTALAKRYPEVTIIIDHFGTPAGIFGPVGKHTGSNPSMRRELFLRWRDDFAELAGNANVVAKCSGAMMPILGHPVPPRGTSTSVEELLDRIGPLVEHALQVFGTERMLWGSNFPLDRAITSIANGVRAIAEAVTGNGGGQAELEQVFRGTAQRVYRLAL; from the coding sequence ATGGATCTCGCGGAAATTCGGATCATCGACACGCATGTGCATCTGTGGGACCCGTTCACCACACCCCGAAAATTCGGGGGCACCGCCAAACTTTCCCGCTACCTGCCGATTCCGGTGGATGTCGCGAAGAAGCTCGCCCCGAAGCGGGACCTCGAGTTCACCGGTGACCCGACCGTGTATCTGAGCAAATACCTGCCGCCGGACTATCGGGCCGACGTGGCCGACGTATCGATCGACCACTTCATGCACATGGAAGTCGAGTGGGCCGGAAAGGGACCGCTGGCCAAGGCCGACGAGACGAAGTGGCTCGCGAATCTGCCCACGCCGGACGGACTACCGCTGTGCGGGATCATCGGTAGCGCCGACCCCGCGGCCGATCGATTCTCCGAGTTGCTCGACGCGCACCAGGCGGCCTCGCCCCTGTTCCGGGGTGTCCGCACCATGGTCGGTCACCATCCCGATCCGGGCGTCCGGTCCTTCTGCAAGGTCGAAAAAGCCCTCACCGCACCGGCTTTCCTGGACGGCTTCGGGCATCTGGCCGAGCGGGGGCTCTCCTTCGACGCCTGGGTCTACTCGCACGCGCTTCCCGATGTCACGGCGCTGGCCAAGCGGTACCCCGAGGTGACGATCATCATCGACCATTTCGGCACGCCCGCCGGCATTTTCGGTCCGGTCGGCAAACACACCGGCAGCAATCCGAGTATGCGCCGGGAGCTGTTCCTCCGCTGGCGCGACGATTTCGCCGAGCTGGCCGGCAATGCCAACGTCGTCGCCAAGTGCAGTGGCGCGATGATGCCGATCCTCGGTCATCCCGTGCCGCCGCGCGGCACCTCGACCTCGGTCGAGGAACTGCTCGACCGGATCGGGCCGCTGGTGGAACACGCGCTCCAGGTCTTCGGTACCGAGCGGATGCTGTGGGGCTCGAATTTTCCGCTGGACAGGGCAATCACCAGCATCGCCAACGGTGTGCGGGCCATCGCCGAGGCGGTGACCGGGAACGGCGGTGGACAGGCCGAGCTCGAGCAGGTCTTCCGCGGAACCGCGCAGCGGGTGTACCGGCTGGCGCTCTAA